From a region of the Bacillus marinisedimentorum genome:
- the qcrB gene encoding menaquinol-cytochrome c reductase cytochrome b subunit, whose protein sequence is MLTKIYDWVDERLDITPLWRDIADHEVPEHVNPAHHFSAFVYCFGGLTFFITVIQILSGMFLTMYYVPDIKNAWESVYYLQNEVAFGVIVRGMHHWGASLVIVMMFLHTLRVFFQGAYKKPRELNWVVGVLIFFVMLGLGFTGYLLPWDMKALFATKVGLQIAEATPVIGTAVKTLLAGDATIVGAQTLTRFFAIHVFFLPGALLGLMAAHFLMIRKQGISGPL, encoded by the coding sequence ATGCTTACAAAGATCTATGATTGGGTTGATGAACGGCTTGACATTACACCGCTATGGCGTGACATTGCCGATCATGAAGTGCCTGAGCACGTCAATCCAGCCCATCACTTTTCCGCATTCGTATATTGCTTTGGCGGGCTGACCTTTTTCATTACGGTTATTCAAATTTTATCAGGTATGTTTTTGACCATGTATTATGTGCCGGATATCAAAAATGCTTGGGAATCCGTATATTACCTTCAAAATGAAGTCGCATTCGGGGTAATCGTCCGCGGAATGCACCATTGGGGCGCGAGTCTAGTCATTGTCATGATGTTTTTACATACACTGCGCGTCTTTTTCCAGGGAGCGTATAAAAAGCCGAGGGAGCTTAACTGGGTTGTAGGGGTGCTTATTTTCTTTGTTATGCTTGGCCTTGGGTTCACAGGTTACCTCCTGCCATGGGATATGAAAGCGTTGTTTGCGACAAAGGTAGGCCTTCAGATTGCCGAGGCGACTCCTGTAATCGGTACGGCGGTCAAAACGCTGCTTGCAGGTGACGCGACAATTGTCGGCGCCCAGACGCTGACACGTTTCTTCGCGATCCATGTATTCTTCCTGCCGGGAGCTTTGCTGGGCCTGATGGCGGCACATTTCCTGATGATCCGCAAACAGGGCATTTCCGGTCCGCTATAA
- a CDS encoding ubiquinol-cytochrome c reductase iron-sulfur subunit — MSEKQHRVSRRQFLNYTLTGVGGFMAAGMLMPMVRFAVDPVLKKGEGGDMVAVMDVEKITTEPQRVDFKVEQVDGWYESEEPKSAWVFKQENGDILALSPVCKHLGCTVDWNTDPANPNMFFCPCHYGLYEKNGDNVPGTPPLQPLDIFEMKVQDGKLYLGQPKEREEV; from the coding sequence ATGAGCGAAAAACAGCATCGGGTATCGAGACGCCAATTCCTGAACTACACGCTGACAGGTGTGGGCGGTTTCATGGCTGCCGGTATGTTAATGCCGATGGTCCGTTTTGCCGTTGACCCTGTTTTGAAAAAGGGAGAAGGCGGCGATATGGTTGCGGTGATGGACGTGGAAAAGATCACCACCGAGCCGCAGCGTGTCGATTTTAAAGTGGAACAGGTCGATGGATGGTATGAATCTGAAGAACCGAAATCCGCATGGGTGTTCAAGCAGGAAAACGGTGATATCCTGGCGTTATCTCCGGTCTGTAAACACCTTGGCTGTACGGTCGACTGGAATACGGATCCTGCCAATCCAAATATGTTCTTCTGTCCGTGCCACTACGGCCTATATGAAAAGAACGGCGACAACGTGCCTGGCACTCCGCCTCTGCAGCCGCTGGATATTTTTGAAATGAAGGTACAAGACGGCAAACTTTATCTTGGTCAACCAAAAGAACGAGAGGAGGTGTAA
- a CDS encoding YpiF family protein produces the protein MNWNPKDVDMFLQAKEYVDTAVIPLLPVSLGKRARETAVMGEFTAALAAEVEREYKGRILHMPPFTYLSSEGREELMSRLKAWEGETHAEDVSHIFYITADGMWKSMEDELAGDLIWVPSVDLGSIEGAAARQLLTGQAAQLQQLIRDTWKEKETSSN, from the coding sequence ATGAATTGGAACCCGAAAGATGTAGATATGTTTTTGCAGGCGAAGGAGTATGTCGACACAGCAGTCATTCCGCTATTGCCCGTTTCTCTTGGGAAAAGAGCCAGGGAAACAGCGGTGATGGGCGAATTCACTGCAGCACTTGCTGCGGAAGTCGAGCGCGAATACAAGGGACGCATTTTACACATGCCGCCATTCACTTATTTGAGCAGCGAAGGCCGGGAAGAGCTTATGAGCCGTCTTAAAGCATGGGAAGGCGAAACACATGCGGAAGATGTCTCGCACATTTTTTACATAACAGCTGACGGTATGTGGAAGAGTATGGAAGACGAGCTTGCCGGTGATTTGATCTGGGTCCCATCAGTGGATCTCGGGTCAATTGAAGGAGCGGCCGCCCGTCAGCTTTTAACCGGGCAGGCCGCACAACTGCAGCAGCTCATCAGGGACACGTGGAAAGAAAAGGAAACATCTTCAAATTAA
- a CDS encoding ReoY family proteolytic degradation factor produces the protein MTSSVTVSEKKDFIRWFLNHHQLKKRECVWILNYLMSHEQLLQQVHFVEEARYTPRGIVMSTDDVEDVPFRFYKENIMTTDVEKSFHDIRLNRDEPVYIQLNFQGAFHSPHYVLVLEDNPYVPSIAVTTEKDRIVAEQFLQESINSFRKKEILREIDDALDKNDRDTFKKLTRELRML, from the coding sequence ATGACCAGTTCAGTCACCGTGAGTGAAAAGAAGGATTTCATTCGCTGGTTTTTGAATCACCATCAGCTGAAAAAAAGAGAATGTGTGTGGATTTTGAACTACTTAATGAGTCACGAACAGCTTTTGCAGCAAGTTCATTTTGTTGAAGAAGCTCGCTATACACCAAGAGGAATTGTCATGTCAACGGATGATGTGGAAGATGTGCCGTTCCGGTTCTATAAAGAAAACATTATGACTACAGACGTAGAAAAGTCCTTTCACGATATTCGCCTAAACCGGGATGAACCGGTATATATCCAGTTGAATTTTCAAGGAGCCTTCCACTCTCCTCATTACGTACTCGTGTTAGAAGATAACCCTTATGTACCTTCCATAGCTGTCACTACTGAAAAGGACAGGATCGTCGCCGAACAGTTCCTGCAGGAATCAATCAATTCTTTCCGCAAAAAGGAAATTTTGAGAGAAATCGATGATGCACTGGACAAAAATGACCGCGATACGTTTAAAAAGCTGACCAGGGAATTAAGAATGCTTTAA
- a CDS encoding tetratricopeptide repeat protein, with product MARIEEALQFIQQGDAEKGLFLLEEINKNGTHEEQYEIARTYYELGLADRAKAIVESLLLLYPDEGELYMFSAELLIDLEQEDEALDMLNEVKESDPVYVQALLLMADLYQMQGLDEVAEQKLLAARRIMPDEPIIDFGLGEFYLAQGDYQKSIPAYRRVLESQDKIGDVNVHLRLAEALSTGGDFDEALAHYEKGLGDKLEINALFGYAFTAFQAERYRTAIQKFEELKDIDPAYTPLYLFLAKAYEEEGANDEAYETIKAGLEQDEFNKEMYYYAAQAAVRMKNQQEAETFLKQAIALDPGYTDALIMLSDQYFKEDRHEDVIDLLEHAGSFGETDPRFEWYLARAKNQMEYYGEALNHYESAYTFFKENASFLAEYGAFLLEEGRRPEALKVMKSASAIDPDNMEIQDIVRRLTDELNN from the coding sequence ATGGCACGAATAGAAGAAGCATTGCAATTCATTCAACAGGGGGATGCCGAAAAAGGACTGTTTCTCCTTGAAGAGATCAATAAAAATGGAACCCATGAAGAACAGTATGAAATAGCGAGAACGTATTATGAACTCGGTCTGGCGGATCGGGCAAAAGCGATTGTCGAAAGCTTGCTGCTCCTCTATCCGGATGAAGGTGAATTATATATGTTCTCAGCCGAACTATTGATTGACCTCGAACAGGAAGATGAGGCCCTGGATATGCTGAATGAAGTGAAGGAATCTGATCCTGTATATGTCCAGGCACTGCTTTTGATGGCAGATTTGTATCAGATGCAGGGACTTGACGAAGTGGCAGAGCAGAAGCTGCTCGCCGCCCGTCGGATTATGCCGGACGAGCCGATCATCGATTTCGGACTCGGGGAGTTTTATTTGGCCCAGGGGGATTACCAAAAAAGCATACCCGCTTATCGGAGAGTGCTCGAAAGCCAGGATAAAATCGGCGATGTCAATGTACACCTCCGGCTTGCCGAAGCATTGAGCACCGGCGGGGATTTTGATGAAGCGCTTGCTCATTATGAGAAGGGCCTTGGCGATAAACTCGAAATCAACGCTCTGTTCGGTTATGCGTTCACCGCCTTCCAGGCAGAGCGGTACAGAACAGCTATCCAGAAATTTGAAGAGTTGAAAGACATCGATCCGGCGTATACACCGCTGTATTTATTTCTTGCCAAAGCGTATGAAGAAGAGGGGGCAAATGATGAAGCTTATGAAACAATCAAAGCCGGCCTTGAACAGGATGAGTTCAACAAGGAAATGTATTATTACGCTGCCCAGGCCGCTGTCAGGATGAAGAATCAGCAAGAGGCAGAAACATTCCTGAAACAGGCAATCGCGCTTGATCCGGGCTATACTGATGCGCTGATCATGCTGTCTGACCAGTATTTCAAGGAAGACCGCCATGAAGACGTGATCGATCTGCTCGAGCATGCCGGATCATTCGGCGAAACAGACCCCCGTTTCGAATGGTACCTGGCACGCGCGAAAAATCAGATGGAATATTATGGGGAAGCATTAAACCATTATGAGTCTGCATATACTTTCTTTAAAGAAAACGCATCTTTTTTGGCGGAGTATGGAGCTTTCCTATTGGAAGAAGGGCGCCGCCCCGAAGCGCTGAAAGTGATGAAGAGCGCGTCAGCCATCGATCCGGATAATATGGAAATCCAGGATATTGTCCGCAGGCTGACTGATGAATTAAACAACTGA
- the aroA gene encoding 3-phosphoshikimate 1-carboxyvinyltransferase translates to MKAIRLKPAEAGLHGTIHIPGDKSISHRAVMLGSIARGKTVITNFLAGADCLSTISCFQKMGVDIQRFGDRVEISGSGREGLKEPEEVLDVGNSGTTIRLMLGILASRPFHAVITGDASIAGRPMRRVTGPLEQMGAVIDGRKNGGFTPLSIRGGSLKGLNYTSPVASAQVKSAVMLAGLGAEGVTSVTEPFQSRDHTERMLAAYGVNIAKDGLTVKVSGGQTLQGRVINVPGDISSAAFFLGAGAITPDSEIILKNVGINPTRAGILEVLDKMGANLTVTNERSQNEEPVADLHIRTSDLKAVEIGGDLVPRLIDEIPMIALLATQADGQTVIKDASELKVKETNRIDTVVSQLKRLGADIRATEGGMVINGKTPLTGAVTDSFGDHRIGMMNAVASCIADGVVTVMNSDAAAVSYPDFYEDFAYLKGE, encoded by the coding sequence TTGAAAGCGATCCGTTTAAAGCCTGCTGAAGCCGGCTTGCATGGAACAATCCATATACCAGGTGATAAATCCATCTCACACCGTGCTGTCATGCTCGGTTCCATTGCCCGGGGGAAAACCGTCATCACAAACTTCCTGGCGGGTGCAGACTGCCTGAGCACGATTTCCTGTTTTCAAAAGATGGGCGTAGACATTCAGCGGTTCGGAGACAGGGTCGAAATTTCCGGTTCCGGCAGAGAAGGCCTAAAAGAACCGGAAGAGGTTCTGGATGTTGGAAACAGCGGTACAACGATAAGGCTGATGCTGGGAATTTTGGCGTCCAGGCCGTTTCATGCCGTTATAACTGGAGATGCGTCAATTGCAGGGAGGCCGATGCGCCGCGTTACCGGTCCGCTTGAACAGATGGGCGCCGTTATAGACGGCAGGAAAAACGGCGGTTTCACCCCCCTTTCCATTAGAGGAGGAAGTTTGAAAGGTCTGAACTACACATCTCCTGTTGCCAGTGCCCAGGTCAAGTCAGCCGTAATGCTGGCCGGACTTGGAGCAGAGGGGGTTACTTCTGTCACGGAGCCGTTCCAGTCCAGGGATCATACCGAACGGATGCTCGCTGCATACGGTGTGAACATAGCGAAAGACGGTTTGACTGTCAAAGTGTCCGGCGGCCAGACGCTGCAGGGAAGAGTGATAAATGTTCCCGGGGACATTTCTTCGGCCGCATTCTTTCTTGGTGCCGGCGCCATCACTCCTGACAGTGAAATCATCTTGAAAAACGTGGGGATTAATCCGACAAGAGCTGGTATTCTTGAAGTTTTGGACAAGATGGGTGCAAACCTCACTGTAACAAATGAACGGTCACAAAATGAAGAGCCCGTTGCAGATCTGCACATCAGGACTTCCGACTTGAAAGCAGTGGAAATCGGCGGTGATCTTGTACCTCGTTTAATCGATGAAATCCCGATGATCGCCCTTCTTGCAACCCAGGCGGACGGTCAAACGGTAATCAAAGACGCATCAGAGCTGAAAGTGAAAGAAACAAACAGGATCGATACCGTTGTAAGTCAGTTGAAAAGGCTCGGTGCAGACATCCGGGCAACCGAAGGCGGAATGGTCATAAACGGTAAAACCCCATTGACAGGTGCTGTTACGGACAGTTTCGGCGACCACCGGATCGGAATGATGAATGCCGTCGCTTCATGTATCGCAGACGGGGTTGTCACAGTCATGAACAGTGATGCCGCCGCTGTCAGTTACCCGGATTTTTATGAAGACTTCGCGTATTTAAAAGGAGAATGA
- a CDS encoding prephenate dehydrogenase has translation MTKKVLIIGLGLIGGSIALAIKKAHPDADICGYDVNEEQLRLAAAGHVIDRYEMSLDRAAPDSDLIVISVPVLQTEEIIDRLAGLPLKKDALITDVGSTKQRIMEQAAIFEDKAVFFVGGHPMAGSHKSGVSAARAHLFENAYYILTAAAGENEYVYDRMEEWLKGTGAKFLRLNPEEHDYVAGAISHFPHIVAAGLVHQIEKLNGRNALVARLAAGGFRDITRIASSSPVMWRDILVHNRDALLSMFEDWKREMTAIEKMVAEGDSESIHNYFKEAKGFRDSLPSRTKGAIPSYYDLYVDVPDYPGIISTVTGILAREELNITNLRILETREDILGVLRISFRSDEDRSRSQKLLRQNGYDTFIES, from the coding sequence TTGACTAAAAAGGTACTCATCATCGGATTGGGATTGATAGGCGGATCCATTGCGCTTGCTATTAAAAAAGCGCATCCTGATGCGGATATATGCGGCTATGATGTGAACGAAGAACAGCTGCGGCTTGCTGCTGCGGGCCATGTCATTGACCGTTACGAGATGAGTCTTGACCGGGCTGCCCCGGATTCGGACTTGATCGTCATTTCCGTGCCTGTCTTGCAGACAGAAGAAATTATCGACAGACTTGCCGGCCTGCCTTTGAAAAAAGATGCGCTTATAACGGATGTGGGTAGCACGAAACAGCGCATAATGGAGCAGGCGGCTATTTTCGAAGATAAAGCGGTCTTTTTTGTCGGCGGTCATCCTATGGCAGGCTCACATAAAAGCGGTGTGTCGGCAGCAAGGGCACACTTGTTTGAAAATGCCTATTATATCCTGACCGCTGCTGCGGGCGAGAATGAGTACGTATATGACCGGATGGAAGAATGGCTGAAAGGAACCGGAGCTAAGTTTCTTCGGCTAAATCCGGAGGAACATGACTATGTTGCGGGAGCCATCAGCCATTTCCCGCATATTGTCGCAGCAGGACTCGTTCATCAGATCGAGAAACTGAACGGCCGCAATGCACTCGTAGCCCGGCTTGCAGCTGGCGGATTCCGTGATATCACAAGAATCGCATCAAGCAGCCCGGTCATGTGGAGGGATATCCTTGTACATAACAGAGATGCGCTTCTGTCGATGTTCGAAGATTGGAAACGGGAAATGACAGCTATCGAGAAAATGGTTGCAGAAGGTGACAGCGAGAGTATTCACAATTATTTCAAGGAAGCGAAAGGGTTCCGGGACTCCCTGCCAAGCCGTACCAAGGGAGCGATTCCATCCTATTATGACCTTTATGTGGATGTGCCAGATTACCCGGGGATCATCTCTACGGTGACAGGCATCCTGGCCAGAGAAGAACTGAATATCACCAACTTAAGAATTCTTGAAACGCGTGAAGACATTCTCGGCGTCCTCCGGATAAGTTTCCGGTCAGATGAAGATCGGAGCAGGAGCCAGAAACTGCTCCGGCAAAACGGTTATGATACTTTTATTGAAAGTTGA
- the hisC gene encoding histidinol-phosphate transaminase has product MEVKSSITKLNPYQPGKSVKEVKDELGLDTITKLASNENPFGCSSYASSAVKKAADMLAVYPDGSAQDLRKKVSSRLGVSEGQLIFGNGSDEVIQIVCRALLDGNSNTITASPTFPQYRHNAVIEGAEVREVTNVDGEHDLDSMVEAADAETKIIWLCSPNNPTGTYIGEEKLQRFLERVPSDILVVLDEAYYEYVTAEDYPESIPLLDKYSNLMILRTFSKAYGLAGLRIGYGVGNEEFIRRLEPAREPFNVNSIAQIAAAASLDDSGFLQETRDKNRDGITKLEAFCKRVGLDYFPSQGNFVLVDFHRSGDEVFDYLLKNGFIVRSGSKLGYPTSVRITIGDEKTMDDLISVLEPFVLEKAGNSVD; this is encoded by the coding sequence GTGGAAGTAAAAAGCAGCATTACGAAGTTAAATCCTTATCAGCCCGGTAAATCGGTGAAAGAAGTAAAGGATGAATTAGGGCTCGACACGATCACGAAACTGGCGTCGAATGAAAACCCGTTCGGCTGTTCCAGCTATGCAAGCAGCGCTGTGAAAAAAGCTGCAGACATGCTTGCCGTATATCCGGATGGATCTGCACAGGATCTCCGGAAAAAAGTGTCGTCAAGATTGGGTGTTTCCGAAGGGCAGCTCATTTTCGGAAACGGCTCCGATGAAGTGATTCAAATCGTATGCAGGGCTCTGCTTGACGGCAATTCGAATACGATCACGGCTTCACCGACTTTTCCGCAGTATCGGCATAATGCGGTAATTGAGGGTGCCGAAGTAAGGGAAGTCACGAACGTTGACGGTGAACATGACCTTGATTCGATGGTGGAGGCCGCCGATGCAGAGACGAAAATCATCTGGCTCTGTTCCCCGAATAACCCGACGGGCACTTATATCGGCGAAGAAAAGCTTCAGCGTTTCCTGGAACGGGTTCCTTCTGATATTCTTGTCGTCCTGGATGAGGCGTATTATGAATACGTGACGGCAGAGGATTACCCTGAATCCATCCCGCTGCTTGACAAATACTCGAATCTGATGATTCTCAGGACATTTTCAAAAGCTTACGGACTTGCCGGACTCCGTATCGGCTATGGCGTCGGTAATGAAGAGTTCATCCGCCGGCTTGAGCCGGCAAGGGAGCCGTTCAATGTGAATTCGATCGCTCAGATTGCGGCCGCAGCTTCTCTCGACGATTCAGGCTTCTTGCAGGAAACCAGGGATAAGAACCGGGATGGAATCACGAAACTAGAGGCGTTTTGTAAGCGGGTCGGCCTTGATTACTTTCCGTCTCAGGGGAATTTCGTGCTTGTTGATTTTCACCGGAGCGGTGATGAAGTATTCGATTACCTTCTTAAAAATGGTTTTATCGTCCGTTCTGGATCTAAACTCGGGTATCCCACCAGCGTCCGCATTACAATCGGGGATGAAAAGACGATGGATGATCTGATCAGCGTGCTTGAACCGTTTGTGTTGGAGAAAGCCGGGAACAGCGTTGACTAA
- the aroH gene encoding chorismate mutase, with protein sequence MIRGIRGAVTVKENNGEEIVENARRMLEEVIKQNGVKAEEVVHAVFSVTNDLNAEFPARALRAVEGWKFVPVMCTREIPVPGSLPMCIRLMLTVETEAKQHEINHVYLEGAVNLRPDLTKQ encoded by the coding sequence ATGATACGGGGAATCAGAGGAGCAGTTACGGTAAAAGAAAACAATGGTGAAGAAATCGTGGAAAACGCCCGGCGCATGCTTGAAGAAGTCATAAAGCAGAACGGGGTGAAGGCGGAAGAAGTCGTGCATGCTGTCTTTTCTGTGACGAATGATTTGAATGCAGAGTTTCCGGCGAGGGCACTTCGCGCCGTCGAAGGCTGGAAATTCGTGCCGGTCATGTGTACAAGAGAAATTCCTGTACCTGGTTCACTGCCTATGTGCATCCGCCTGATGCTGACGGTAGAAACCGAGGCGAAACAGCATGAAATCAATCATGTTTATTTGGAAGGCGCAGTCAACCTGCGCCCTGATTTAACTAAGCAGTGA
- the aroB gene encoding 3-dehydroquinate synthase produces the protein MEKLLIETPSSTYPVYIGAGIRRNSAGLLGSALAGASSVLIITDANVAPLYLEEVKASFSSYAKIHVHIVDAGEQAKSFESYYGCLTAALEAGLDRNSLIAALGGGVIGDLAGFTAATFMRGIRFVQIPTTLLAHDSAVGGKTGINHPAGKNLIGAFHQPIAVVYDVETFRTLPEREWLSGFAEVIKHSLIGSRSFYDHLRNQISDLEDLKSGGLASILKQAIAIKADVVRQDEKEQGVRAYLNFGHTLGHAVEAELGYGGMSHGEAVAIGMKYALSLSKTIRGMGTEADEAVRWIDSFPFPEFPKSLDAGKMIDRMKKDKKSTSGNINMVLLDEIAKPVKQPVSEDVLSDAINNLGEE, from the coding sequence ATGGAAAAATTACTGATTGAAACACCTTCGTCAACCTACCCTGTCTATATTGGTGCCGGCATCAGAAGAAACTCAGCCGGCCTGCTCGGGTCCGCTCTTGCCGGCGCTTCCTCTGTGCTGATAATAACTGATGCGAATGTAGCGCCCTTATATTTGGAAGAGGTAAAGGCCAGTTTTTCTTCATATGCAAAGATCCATGTACACATTGTGGATGCAGGAGAACAGGCTAAATCGTTCGAATCCTATTACGGCTGCCTGACCGCAGCCCTTGAAGCCGGTCTGGACCGTAATTCGCTCATCGCGGCTCTTGGAGGCGGTGTGATCGGCGACCTGGCTGGATTTACAGCGGCAACCTTTATGCGAGGTATCCGGTTTGTTCAAATTCCTACGACACTTCTTGCCCATGACAGCGCAGTCGGCGGCAAGACCGGCATTAACCATCCGGCTGGGAAAAACCTGATTGGTGCATTCCATCAGCCGATTGCTGTCGTTTATGATGTCGAAACATTCCGAACGCTTCCGGAACGGGAATGGCTGTCCGGATTCGCCGAAGTCATCAAACACAGCTTGATCGGAAGCAGATCATTTTATGACCATCTCAGAAATCAAATTTCCGATCTCGAAGATTTGAAAAGCGGCGGCCTGGCCTCTATTCTGAAGCAGGCGATCGCGATCAAAGCGGATGTTGTAAGACAGGATGAAAAAGAGCAGGGGGTCCGCGCCTATTTGAATTTTGGCCATACGCTCGGTCATGCAGTCGAAGCTGAATTAGGTTATGGCGGAATGTCTCATGGAGAGGCTGTAGCGATCGGAATGAAATACGCACTTTCATTAAGTAAAACGATAAGGGGGATGGGGACGGAAGCGGATGAAGCCGTGCGCTGGATCGATTCCTTTCCTTTTCCGGAGTTTCCGAAAAGTCTGGATGCCGGAAAAATGATTGATCGGATGAAAAAGGATAAAAAATCGACATCAGGAAATATCAACATGGTCCTGCTTGACGAAATCGCGAAGCCGGTGAAACAGCCGGTTTCGGAAGACGTGCTTTCAGATGCCATCAACAATCTGGGGGAGGAATGA
- the aroC gene encoding chorismate synthase, whose protein sequence is MRYITAGESHGPQLTAIIEGLPSLMPLAEEDINYELQRRQKGYGRGRRMQIEKDQARILSGVRHGRTLGSPVTLAVENKDWTHWTHVMGAEPISEEEEQDVKRKISRPRPGHADLNGAIKYGHRDLRNVLERSSARETTVRVAAGAAAKKLLKELGISVAGHVVEIGGVKAGEEGVQSMDEIRERTEASPVRCLDKKAEQSMMEAIDQAKKNGDSIGGIVEVIVSGVPAGIGSYVHYDRKLDAKIAAAIVSINAFKGVEFGIGFEAARLPGSKVHDEITWSEEGGYERSTNRLGGFEGGMTTGMPVVVRGVMKPIPTLYKPLKSVDIETKEPFEASIERSDSCAVPAASVVAEAVVAWEIAAAIVDQFESDRMDVLKKHIDEARERARDF, encoded by the coding sequence ATGCGTTACATAACAGCCGGAGAATCACATGGCCCCCAGTTGACCGCCATTATTGAAGGATTGCCCTCGCTGATGCCGCTAGCCGAAGAAGATATAAATTACGAATTGCAGCGGAGGCAAAAGGGTTATGGGAGAGGAAGGCGGATGCAGATTGAAAAGGACCAGGCCCGTATCTTGAGCGGTGTCAGGCACGGCCGGACGCTCGGGTCGCCCGTTACGCTTGCCGTCGAAAATAAAGATTGGACCCATTGGACGCATGTCATGGGCGCCGAGCCTATCAGTGAAGAAGAGGAACAGGATGTGAAAAGGAAAATCTCAAGGCCGCGCCCGGGGCACGCCGATTTGAACGGTGCAATCAAATACGGCCACCGCGATTTGCGCAACGTCCTCGAGCGTTCTTCTGCGCGTGAGACAACGGTACGTGTCGCAGCAGGAGCAGCAGCCAAGAAGCTTCTGAAGGAATTGGGGATATCTGTTGCCGGCCATGTCGTGGAAATCGGCGGTGTGAAAGCAGGAGAAGAGGGTGTGCAGTCAATGGATGAAATCCGGGAACGGACAGAAGCATCGCCGGTCCGCTGTCTCGATAAGAAAGCTGAGCAGTCCATGATGGAAGCCATTGATCAAGCGAAAAAAAACGGAGATTCGATCGGCGGCATCGTTGAAGTTATTGTCTCTGGTGTACCGGCAGGAATCGGCAGCTATGTCCATTATGACCGGAAACTTGACGCGAAAATCGCGGCGGCCATTGTAAGTATCAACGCCTTCAAAGGTGTTGAGTTCGGGATTGGCTTTGAAGCGGCCCGCTTGCCGGGCAGCAAGGTGCATGATGAAATCACCTGGAGCGAAGAAGGCGGCTATGAACGGAGCACAAACCGGCTTGGCGGTTTCGAAGGCGGGATGACAACCGGCATGCCGGTTGTTGTACGCGGCGTCATGAAGCCGATTCCGACACTTTATAAGCCTCTGAAAAGTGTCGATATCGAAACGAAGGAACCATTTGAAGCGAGCATTGAACGCTCGGACAGTTGTGCTGTTCCAGCCGCTAGTGTTGTTGCTGAAGCCGTGGTAGCATGGGAGATTGCAGCTGCGATAGTTGACCAGTTTGAAAGCGATAGGATGGATGTGCTGAAAAAGCATATCGATGAAGCGAGGGAGAGGGCGAGAGACTTTTAA
- a CDS encoding CheR family methyltransferase, with protein MAGNDYSRFVEKVKRKSGIDLSLYKEAQMKRRLTSLRDKKGFASFDEFFDAIDRNVPLFEEFLDRMTINVSEFYRNYKRWEVLENKILPMLIRDGNRLKVWSAACSTGEEPYTLAIMLSNLQRLHQFDILATDLDENALQRARLGVYPERSLQEMPNPLKERYFTRDESVYTIGDTIKQAISFKKHNLLADSFDSGFDLIVCRNVMIYFTEDAKDELYRKFSSALRPGGVLFVGSTEQIFNPGHYQLESEDTFFYRKAMPERVHF; from the coding sequence ATGGCAGGAAACGATTACAGCAGGTTTGTTGAAAAAGTGAAAAGAAAAAGCGGGATTGATTTGTCGCTGTATAAAGAAGCGCAGATGAAGAGGCGCCTGACATCGCTCAGGGATAAAAAAGGCTTTGCATCTTTTGATGAGTTTTTCGATGCGATTGACAGGAATGTTCCGCTGTTTGAAGAGTTCCTGGACAGAATGACGATCAATGTTTCAGAGTTTTACAGGAACTATAAACGGTGGGAGGTCCTCGAGAACAAAATCCTGCCGATGCTCATTCGGGACGGAAACAGGCTAAAAGTATGGAGTGCAGCCTGTTCAACAGGGGAAGAACCGTATACACTGGCTATTATGCTGTCAAACCTGCAGCGGCTGCATCAATTTGATATACTTGCGACTGACCTTGATGAAAACGCATTGCAGCGTGCCCGCCTTGGCGTATATCCGGAAAGGTCGCTTCAGGAAATGCCGAACCCACTGAAGGAAAGATATTTTACAAGGGACGAGTCCGTATATACAATTGGAGATACTATAAAGCAGGCGATATCCTTTAAAAAGCATAATCTGCTGGCAGATTCCTTCGATTCAGGCTTTGATCTCATCGTTTGCAGGAATGTGATGATCTATTTTACCGAGGATGCGAAAGATGAGCTGTACCGGAAATTCAGCAGTGCGCTAAGGCCGGGCGGTGTTTTATTTGTCGGCAGTACAGAGCAGATCTTTAACCCGGGACATTATCAATTGGAGTCGGAAGATACGTTTTTTTATCGGAAAGCAATGCCAGAAAGGGTTCACTTTTAA